One window of Hymenobacter sp. BRD128 genomic DNA carries:
- the rplA gene encoding 50S ribosomal protein L1 produces the protein MAAISKKRKEALAKHDLTQVRSLLEAAQVVKDITYTKFDASVDIDVRLGVDPRKADQMVRGVATLPHGTGKTVRVLALVPADKEAEATAAGADFVGLDDYIAKIEKGWTDIDVIITMPSVMAKVGRLGRVLGPRGLMPNPKSGTVTTDVAKAVQEVKAGKIDFKVDKTGIIHCSVGKVSFDPSKLAENALEVIQTLGRLKPSSSKGTYIRSITLSSTMSPAVPVDSTVSSAN, from the coding sequence ATGGCAGCAATCAGCAAAAAGCGCAAGGAAGCCCTTGCCAAACACGACCTGACGCAGGTACGCAGCCTGCTCGAAGCCGCGCAAGTGGTGAAAGACATTACCTACACTAAGTTCGATGCCTCGGTTGATATCGACGTTCGCCTTGGTGTAGACCCCCGTAAAGCCGACCAGATGGTACGCGGCGTAGCCACCCTGCCCCACGGCACTGGCAAAACCGTTCGGGTACTAGCCTTGGTGCCCGCCGACAAGGAGGCCGAAGCTACCGCCGCCGGCGCTGACTTCGTAGGTCTAGACGACTACATCGCCAAAATCGAAAAAGGCTGGACTGACATCGACGTAATTATCACCATGCCTTCGGTAATGGCGAAAGTTGGTCGCCTCGGTCGCGTACTTGGCCCGCGTGGTTTAATGCCGAACCCCAAGTCGGGTACGGTAACGACCGACGTAGCCAAGGCGGTGCAGGAAGTGAAAGCTGGTAAAATCGACTTCAAAGTTGACAAAACCGGTATCATTCACTGCTCGGTAGGTAAAGTATCGTTCGACCCCAGTAAGCTGGCGGAGAACGCGCTGGAAGTGATTCAGACGCTGGGTCGTTTGAAACCGTCTTCATCGAAAGGTACCTACATCCGTAGCATCACGCTCAGCAGCACCATGTCGCCGGCCGTACCGGTTGACAGCACGGTTTCTTCCGCTAACTAA
- the rpoC gene encoding DNA-directed RNA polymerase subunit beta', with product MAFAKNKKLVQDFSKVTISLASPEAILERSTGEVVKPETINYRTYKPEMGGLFCERIFGPVKDWECHCGKYKRIRYKGIICDRCGVEVTEKKVRRERMGHIELVVPVAHIWYFKSLPNKIGYLLGLPTKKLDQIIYYERYVVVQPGVQAEEGVQQLDFLTEDEYLDIIDKLPRENQLLPNEDPQKFIAKMGADALQMLLERINLDELSYSLRDSAAHETSQQRKAEALKRLRVVEAFRDAATRVENKPEWMVIRMVPVIPPELRPLVPLDGGRFATSDLNDLYRRVIIRNNRLKRLIEIKAPEVILRNEKRMLQEAVDSLFDNSRKVNAVRAEGNRALKSLSDMLKGKQGRFRQNLLGKRVDYSGRSVIVVGPELKLHECGLPKNMAAELFKPFIIRKLIERGIVKTVKSAKKIVDRKDAVVWDILENVLKGHPVLLNRAPTLHRLGIQAFQPRLIEGKAIQLHPLVCTAFNADFDGDQMAVHVPLGPAAILEASMLMLASHNILNPANGAPIAVPSQDMVLGLYYVTKGKRSTPEEKIQGEGRIFYSDEEVVIALNEGQLSKHAYIKVKTMVRDANDDLVPKIIETVAGRVLFNQLVPTAVGFVDELLTKKKLQQIISMVFKRTGMARTAQFLDDIKTLGFQSAYKGGLSMGLGDIQIPKEKDILIKQAQADVAAVTQNYQMGLITNNERYNQVIDVWTRINSQITETLMGRLEKENQGFNSIYMMMHSGARGSREQIRQLGGMRGLMAKPQKSLQGSVGEIIENPILSNFKEGLDVIEYFISTHGARKGLADTAMKTADAGYLTRRLVDVSQDVIVNEPDCGTLRGTETFALKDNEDIVEPLSERILGRTAVHDIIDPLTDELILAAGEQITEETTRRIDATSIESVEIRSVLTCESKRGICAKCYGRNLATGRMVQKGEAVGVIAAQSIGEPGTQLTLRTFHVGGTASNIAVEANIRAKFNGVIEFEDIRTVAGVNSEGAETNVVMGRSGEIRIVEKGTGKVFISNHVPYGSFILVKEGDTVEKGQELVNWDPYNAVILAEFDGTVQYDALTEGITYREETDEQTGFREKVIVESKDKAQNPSVILIPAKGADADANKSYSMPVGAHLNVENGTKVKAGYILAKIPRAVGKTRDITGGLPRVVELFEARNPSNPAVVSEIDGVVTYGSVKRGNREIFVESKDGVKRKYMVPLSKFILVQDNDFVRAGAPLSDGAITPSDILNIQGPGSVQEYLVNEIQEVYRLQGVKINDKHIEVIVRQMMQKVLVMDAGDTSFLENQLVDKVLLMEENDIVIDMKVVTDSGDSTELRPGQIVTSRKLRDENSSLRRRDLKLVEVRDAQPAVSRPTLQGITQASLGTASFISAASFQETTKVLSEAAIRGKADELLGLKENVIVGHLIPAGTGLREYQGIEVSSKEDLAARQSAQAAEQVATPAKRPSRAKRETSVSE from the coding sequence ATGGCTTTCGCAAAAAACAAGAAGTTAGTACAGGACTTCTCGAAGGTTACTATCTCGCTAGCCTCGCCCGAAGCAATTCTGGAGCGTAGCACCGGCGAAGTGGTAAAGCCCGAAACGATTAACTACCGCACCTACAAGCCCGAGATGGGTGGCTTGTTCTGCGAGCGGATTTTCGGGCCGGTGAAGGACTGGGAATGCCACTGCGGCAAATACAAGCGCATCCGCTACAAGGGCATTATCTGCGACCGTTGCGGCGTGGAAGTGACCGAGAAGAAGGTGCGCCGCGAGCGCATGGGCCACATCGAACTGGTGGTGCCCGTAGCCCACATCTGGTACTTTAAGAGCCTGCCGAACAAAATCGGCTACCTGCTGGGCCTGCCCACCAAGAAGCTCGACCAGATTATCTACTACGAGCGCTACGTAGTGGTGCAGCCCGGCGTGCAAGCCGAAGAAGGTGTGCAGCAACTCGACTTCCTCACGGAGGATGAGTATCTGGATATCATTGACAAGCTGCCCCGCGAGAACCAACTGCTGCCCAACGAAGACCCGCAGAAGTTCATCGCCAAGATGGGTGCCGACGCGCTGCAAATGCTGCTTGAGCGCATCAACCTCGACGAACTGAGCTACTCGCTCCGCGACTCGGCTGCGCACGAAACCTCGCAACAGCGTAAGGCTGAGGCTCTGAAGCGTCTGCGCGTAGTGGAGGCTTTCCGCGACGCCGCTACCCGCGTGGAGAACAAGCCCGAGTGGATGGTTATCCGCATGGTGCCCGTTATTCCGCCCGAACTGCGTCCGCTCGTGCCGTTGGATGGTGGCCGTTTTGCTACTTCCGACCTGAACGACCTGTATCGTCGCGTTATCATCCGCAACAACCGCCTCAAGCGCCTGATTGAAATCAAGGCGCCGGAAGTGATTCTGCGGAACGAGAAGCGCATGCTGCAAGAGGCCGTAGACTCGCTCTTCGACAACTCGCGCAAGGTGAATGCCGTGCGCGCCGAAGGCAACCGCGCCCTGAAGTCGCTGTCCGATATGCTGAAAGGCAAGCAGGGCCGCTTCCGTCAGAACCTGCTCGGTAAGCGCGTGGACTACTCGGGCCGTTCGGTAATTGTGGTAGGTCCCGAACTTAAGCTGCACGAGTGCGGCCTGCCCAAGAACATGGCAGCCGAGCTGTTTAAGCCGTTCATCATCCGCAAGCTCATCGAGCGCGGTATCGTGAAGACGGTGAAGTCGGCCAAGAAAATTGTGGACCGCAAGGACGCCGTGGTATGGGATATCCTGGAGAATGTGCTGAAAGGCCACCCGGTACTCCTTAACCGGGCTCCTACGCTGCACCGTCTGGGCATCCAGGCGTTCCAGCCGCGCCTCATCGAGGGCAAGGCTATCCAGCTGCACCCGCTCGTTTGTACGGCTTTCAACGCTGACTTTGACGGTGACCAGATGGCTGTACACGTGCCGCTAGGCCCGGCTGCTATCTTGGAAGCTTCGATGCTTATGCTGGCGTCGCACAACATCCTAAACCCCGCCAACGGCGCGCCCATCGCGGTACCGTCGCAGGATATGGTTCTGGGTCTGTACTACGTAACGAAGGGCAAGCGCTCGACGCCCGAAGAGAAAATTCAAGGCGAAGGCCGTATTTTCTACTCGGATGAGGAGGTAGTTATTGCCTTAAATGAAGGCCAGTTGTCGAAGCACGCGTACATCAAGGTGAAAACTATGGTGCGCGACGCTAACGATGATTTGGTACCGAAAATCATCGAAACGGTAGCCGGCCGCGTGCTCTTCAACCAGCTCGTGCCCACGGCCGTAGGTTTTGTGGATGAGTTGCTGACCAAGAAGAAGCTACAGCAAATCATTTCGATGGTGTTTAAGCGCACGGGTATGGCCCGCACCGCGCAGTTCTTGGACGACATCAAGACGCTAGGCTTCCAGTCGGCTTACAAAGGCGGCTTGAGCATGGGTCTGGGTGATATCCAGATTCCGAAGGAGAAAGACATTCTCATCAAGCAGGCACAAGCCGACGTAGCTGCCGTAACGCAGAACTACCAAATGGGTCTGATTACGAACAACGAGCGTTACAACCAAGTAATTGACGTCTGGACGCGCATCAACTCGCAGATTACGGAGACGCTGATGGGTCGCCTCGAAAAGGAGAACCAAGGCTTTAACTCCATCTACATGATGATGCACTCGGGCGCTCGTGGCTCGCGTGAGCAGATTCGCCAGCTTGGCGGGATGCGTGGTCTGATGGCTAAGCCTCAGAAGTCGCTGCAGGGCTCGGTAGGTGAGATTATTGAGAACCCGATTCTGTCGAACTTCAAAGAAGGCCTCGACGTAATTGAGTACTTTATCTCGACCCACGGTGCCCGTAAGGGCCTAGCCGATACGGCCATGAAGACGGCTGACGCCGGCTACCTGACCCGTCGTCTGGTTGACGTATCGCAGGACGTTATCGTGAACGAGCCGGACTGCGGCACGCTGCGCGGTACCGAAACCTTCGCGCTGAAGGACAACGAGGATATCGTGGAGCCGCTGTCCGAGCGTATCCTCGGCCGCACGGCCGTGCACGACATCATCGACCCGCTGACCGACGAGCTGATTCTGGCTGCTGGTGAGCAAATCACGGAGGAAACCACCCGCCGCATCGATGCTACCAGCATCGAATCGGTCGAGATTCGCTCGGTACTGACTTGCGAAAGCAAGCGCGGTATCTGCGCCAAGTGCTATGGCCGTAACCTGGCCACGGGCCGTATGGTGCAGAAGGGTGAAGCTGTGGGGGTTATCGCCGCGCAGTCGATTGGTGAGCCGGGCACGCAGCTGACGCTCCGTACCTTCCACGTAGGTGGTACGGCTTCTAACATCGCGGTAGAAGCTAACATCCGCGCCAAATTCAACGGCGTGATTGAGTTCGAGGATATCCGTACCGTAGCTGGCGTAAACTCCGAAGGAGCCGAAACTAACGTGGTAATGGGTCGCTCGGGCGAAATCCGCATTGTGGAGAAAGGCACCGGTAAGGTGTTCATTTCGAATCACGTTCCCTACGGCTCGTTTATCCTCGTGAAAGAAGGTGACACCGTAGAGAAAGGTCAGGAGCTCGTTAATTGGGACCCGTATAACGCCGTTATCTTGGCCGAGTTCGATGGTACCGTGCAGTACGACGCCCTGACCGAAGGCATTACTTATCGTGAGGAAACCGACGAACAGACGGGCTTCCGCGAGAAGGTAATTGTTGAATCGAAGGACAAGGCGCAAAACCCGTCGGTAATTCTGATTCCGGCTAAGGGTGCTGATGCTGACGCCAATAAGTCGTACAGCATGCCGGTAGGCGCTCACCTGAACGTCGAAAACGGCACGAAGGTGAAAGCTGGCTATATCCTGGCGAAGATTCCGCGTGCCGTAGGCAAAACCCGCGACATCACGGGTGGTCTGCCCCGCGTAGTGGAGCTGTTCGAGGCCCGCAACCCGTCGAACCCGGCCGTAGTGTCGGAGATTGATGGTGTGGTGACCTACGGCTCGGTGAAGCGTGGCAACCGCGAAATCTTCGTGGAGTCGAAAGATGGTGTGAAGCGGAAGTACATGGTACCGCTGTCGAAGTTTATCCTCGTGCAGGACAACGACTTCGTGCGGGCCGGTGCGCCGCTCTCCGACGGTGCCATCACCCCTAGCGACATCCTGAACATTCAGGGCCCCGGCTCGGTGCAGGAATACCTCGTGAACGAGATTCAGGAAGTATACCGCTTGCAGGGGGTAAAAATCAACGACAAGCACATTGAAGTTATCGTCCGCCAGATGATGCAGAAAGTGCTCGTGATGGATGCCGGCGACACGAGCTTCTTGGAAAACCAGCTCGTAGACAAGGTGCTGCTGATGGAAGAAAACGACATCGTAATCGACATGAAAGTCGTGACCGATTCTGGTGACTCAACCGAACTGCGCCCCGGCCAGATTGTGACCAGCCGCAAGCTGCGCGACGAAAACTCGTCGCTCCGCCGCCGTGACCTCAAGCTCGTGGAAGTGCGCGACGCCCAGCCGGCCGTATCGCGGCCCACGCTGCAAGGCATCACGCAGGCTTCGCTCGGTACGGCTTCGTTCATCTCGGCCGCTTCGTTCCAGGAGACGACCAAAGTGCTCAGCGAGGCGGCCATTCGTGGCAAAGCCGACGAGCTGCTGGGCCTGAAGGAGAACGTGATTGTGGGCCACCTTATCCCGGCCGGTACTGGCTTGCGCGAATACCAGGGCATCGAGGTGTCCTCGAAAGAGGACCTGGCTGCCCGTCAGAGCGCCCAGGCCGCCGAGCAGGTGGCTACGCCCGCCAAGCGCCCTTCGCGCGCCAAGCGCGAAACCAGCGTGTCGGAATAA
- the rplL gene encoding 50S ribosomal protein L7/L12, translating into MADLKAFAEQLVSLTVKEVNELAGILKDEYGIEPAAAAPVMVAGGGGAAAAEAPEEKTSFDVILKSAGGAKLQVVKLVKDLTGLGLKEAKELVDGAPKPLKEGVTKDEAEGLKKQLEEAGAEVEVK; encoded by the coding sequence ATGGCCGATTTGAAAGCCTTCGCTGAGCAGCTTGTTAGCCTCACCGTTAAAGAAGTAAACGAACTTGCTGGTATCCTGAAAGATGAGTACGGCATTGAGCCGGCTGCTGCTGCTCCCGTAATGGTAGCTGGTGGTGGTGGCGCTGCCGCTGCTGAAGCTCCTGAGGAGAAGACCTCGTTCGACGTAATCCTGAAGTCGGCCGGTGGCGCTAAGCTGCAGGTAGTGAAGCTGGTAAAAGACCTGACCGGTCTGGGCCTGAAAGAGGCTAAGGAGCTGGTTGACGGCGCTCCTAAGCCCCTGAAAGAAGGCGTTACCAAAGATGAGGCCGAAGGCCTGAAGAAGCAACTCGAAGAAGCTGGCGCTGAAGTAGAAGTTAAGTAG
- a CDS encoding LacI family DNA-binding transcriptional regulator, producing the protein MKKRTLIHDIAKHLEVSIATVSLVLNGKAKEHRISDALAVRVLKYVEEVGYKPNQLAKSLRTGKTHVIGLLVEDIANPFFATVAGLIERHALARGYHILYCSTENDTTKAKDLIAMLQDRHIDGYIIAPPAGVEKEIEALLKNDIPTVLFDRYLPNLPTDYIVVDNEGGAYEAACHLLAQGMARVAFLTTESEQTQMAARLQGYTRAMQVHGQPLIVQRIPLAFEGDKEVSIAAIGRFLEANPTCEAIVFANNSLTVYGLEAIGRLGRRIPQDLAVISFDDNDLFRLHSPPITAVAQPVEALAETLINVLLNGLATAQAAPPDRQQIVLPLSLLVRGSSVR; encoded by the coding sequence TTGAAAAAGCGCACTCTTATTCATGACATTGCCAAGCACTTGGAGGTATCTATTGCTACCGTTTCGCTGGTATTGAATGGCAAAGCCAAGGAGCACCGCATCAGCGATGCCCTGGCCGTGCGCGTGCTTAAATACGTGGAAGAAGTAGGCTATAAGCCCAACCAGCTGGCTAAAAGCCTGCGCACCGGTAAAACGCACGTTATCGGCCTGCTGGTCGAGGATATTGCCAACCCGTTCTTTGCTACCGTGGCCGGGCTCATCGAGCGGCACGCGCTGGCGCGCGGCTATCATATTCTGTATTGCAGCACCGAAAACGATACGACCAAAGCCAAAGACTTGATTGCCATGTTGCAAGACCGGCATATTGATGGCTACATCATTGCGCCGCCCGCCGGGGTGGAAAAAGAGATAGAGGCGCTATTAAAAAACGATATTCCGACCGTTCTTTTCGACCGTTACCTACCCAACCTGCCTACCGACTACATCGTGGTAGACAACGAGGGCGGTGCCTACGAGGCCGCCTGCCACCTGCTCGCCCAGGGAATGGCCCGCGTGGCGTTTCTCACTACCGAGTCGGAGCAAACGCAGATGGCCGCCCGTCTCCAGGGCTACACCCGGGCCATGCAGGTGCACGGCCAACCCCTTATCGTGCAGCGCATTCCGCTAGCCTTCGAGGGTGATAAGGAGGTGAGCATCGCGGCCATCGGCCGTTTTCTCGAAGCCAACCCGACGTGTGAAGCCATCGTTTTTGCCAATAACTCGCTAACTGTCTACGGGCTAGAGGCGATAGGGCGGCTAGGGCGGCGCATTCCGCAAGACCTAGCCGTTATTTCCTTTGACGATAATGACTTGTTCCGACTGCACTCGCCGCCTATTACGGCCGTTGCGCAGCCGGTAGAAGCGCTGGCCGAAACCTTAATAAATGTGCTGCTGAATGGGCTGGCTACCGCGCAAGCCGCCCCGCCCGACAGGCAACAGATTGTGCTGCCGCTGTCCTTGCTGGTGCGGGGCTCATCGGTGCGCTAG
- the rpoB gene encoding DNA-directed RNA polymerase subunit beta has protein sequence MTGASERINFAKIKKVIEYPDFLDVQVQSFQEFFQLETAAASRTNEGLFKVFAENFPISDSRENFVLNFIDYHVDPPKYTVDECIDRGLTYAVPLKAKLQLICNDKDNEDFQTIEQEVFLGNIPYMTEKGSFVINGAERVIVSQLHRSPGVFFAQSKHTNGTKLYSARIIPFKGSWIEFATDVNNVMYAYIDRKKKFPVTTLLRAIGYGTDKDILDLFGLSEEVKADKKSLKKAVGRKLAARVLRTWTEDFVDEDTGEVVSIDRNEVLLERDSTINEEDIDTIVEAGAKSVILHKENVNIADFAIIYNTLQKDNSNSEKEAVEQIYRQLRNTEAPDEETARDIIQKLFFSDKRYDLGEVGRYRINKKLQIGMEQQSRVLTNEDIVLIVKYLIGLINSKAIVDDIDHLSNRRVRTVGEQLYAQFGVGLARMARTIKERMNVRDNEDFKPVDLINARTLSSVINSFFGTNQLSQFMDQTNPLAEVTHKRRVSALGPGGLSRERAGFEVRDVHYTHYGRLCTIETPEGPNIGLISSLCVHARVNSMGFIETPYRTVASGTVDMTENVKFLTAEEEDTHHIAQANSLLSNEGKLTQELVKGRFEGDFPVVGPEEYSYMDVAPNQIVSVAASLIPFLEHDDANRALMGSNMQRQAVPLLRPQAPIVGTGLEGRTAIDSRALIIAEGEGYVDSVDANRIIIKYDLSEDDLSVSFDAERKTYSLIKFRRTNQDTCLNLTPLVKNGERVTKGQVLCEGYGTNRGELALGRNMQVAFMPWQGYNFEDAIVISERVVRDDIFTSIHIEEFELEVRETKRGEEELTSEIPNVSEEAVRNLDDNGIIRLGAEVREGDILIGKITPKGETDPTPEEKLLRAIFGDKAGDVKDASLKAPPSLNGVVIGTKLFSRPKKDKNLRAKSKKEVEDLKEGYARELRGVKAIMIDKLVALLEGKTSQGIKHRFGDEVLAKGVKFNRKNISEALFPDKNAYRDESNYAVPEEVNLFKDLQLDHWTADNRVNEMLQQLIKNYAKRRNTITARFKRDRFTLEVGDELPAGIVQLAKVYIAKKRKLKVGDKMAGRHGNKGVVARIVRDEDMPFLPDGTPMDIVLNPLGVPSRMNIGQIYETVLGWAGLKMGRTYATPIFDGATEDEVARELTEAGLPDWGRAYLHDGLTGDRFDQPVTVGVIYMLKLGHLVDDKMHARSIGPYSLITQQPLGGKAQFGGQRFGEMEVWALEAFGASNVLQEILTVKSDDVVGRAKAYEAIVKGDVLPKPNIPESFNVLIHELRGLALEISLD, from the coding sequence CTGACTGGGGCCAGTGAGCGAATCAACTTCGCCAAGATTAAGAAAGTTATCGAGTACCCGGACTTCCTGGACGTGCAGGTGCAGTCGTTCCAGGAATTCTTTCAGCTCGAAACAGCCGCCGCTAGCCGTACCAATGAGGGTCTGTTCAAGGTGTTTGCCGAGAACTTCCCGATTTCGGACTCGCGCGAAAACTTCGTGCTGAACTTTATCGACTACCACGTTGACCCACCTAAGTATACGGTGGATGAGTGTATCGACCGCGGCCTGACTTACGCCGTGCCGCTGAAGGCGAAGCTCCAGCTCATTTGCAACGACAAGGATAACGAGGACTTCCAGACGATTGAGCAGGAAGTTTTCTTGGGCAACATTCCGTACATGACGGAAAAGGGCTCGTTCGTTATCAACGGCGCCGAGCGCGTTATCGTATCGCAACTGCACCGCTCGCCGGGCGTTTTCTTCGCCCAGAGCAAGCACACCAACGGTACGAAGCTGTATTCGGCCCGCATTATCCCGTTCAAAGGCTCGTGGATTGAGTTTGCCACGGACGTGAACAACGTGATGTACGCCTACATCGACCGCAAGAAGAAATTTCCGGTCACGACGCTGCTGCGCGCCATTGGCTACGGCACGGACAAAGACATTCTGGACTTGTTTGGCCTAAGCGAAGAAGTAAAGGCTGACAAGAAAAGCCTCAAAAAGGCCGTTGGTCGGAAGCTAGCCGCCCGGGTGCTGCGCACTTGGACGGAAGACTTCGTGGATGAGGACACCGGTGAGGTAGTTTCCATCGACCGGAATGAGGTGCTCTTGGAGCGCGACTCGACTATCAACGAGGAAGATATTGATACTATCGTGGAGGCCGGCGCCAAGTCGGTAATCCTGCACAAGGAGAATGTGAATATTGCAGATTTTGCAATCATTTACAATACTTTGCAGAAGGACAACTCCAACTCGGAGAAAGAAGCCGTTGAGCAGATTTACCGTCAGCTCCGTAACACAGAAGCCCCGGACGAAGAGACTGCCCGCGACATCATCCAGAAGCTGTTCTTTTCGGACAAGCGCTACGACCTTGGGGAAGTAGGCCGCTACCGGATTAACAAGAAGCTCCAGATTGGGATGGAGCAGCAGTCGCGCGTACTGACCAATGAGGACATCGTGCTCATCGTGAAGTACCTGATTGGCTTGATTAACTCGAAGGCTATTGTCGATGACATTGACCACTTGAGCAACCGCCGCGTGCGCACGGTAGGGGAGCAGCTCTACGCCCAGTTCGGCGTGGGCCTGGCCCGGATGGCGCGTACCATCAAGGAGCGCATGAACGTGCGCGACAACGAGGACTTCAAGCCGGTTGACCTGATTAACGCCCGCACGCTGTCAAGCGTGATTAATTCGTTCTTCGGCACCAACCAGCTGTCGCAGTTCATGGACCAGACTAACCCCCTAGCCGAGGTGACGCACAAGCGTCGCGTATCGGCGCTCGGGCCGGGAGGTCTGTCGCGCGAGCGCGCTGGCTTCGAGGTCCGTGACGTCCACTACACGCACTACGGTCGCCTGTGCACCATCGAAACACCGGAAGGCCCGAATATCGGCCTGATTTCGTCGCTCTGCGTGCACGCTCGGGTAAACTCGATGGGCTTCATCGAGACGCCTTACCGTACCGTAGCTAGCGGTACGGTGGATATGACAGAGAATGTAAAGTTCTTGACGGCTGAAGAAGAAGACACGCACCACATCGCCCAGGCTAACTCGTTACTCAGCAATGAAGGCAAGCTGACGCAGGAACTGGTGAAAGGTCGCTTCGAAGGTGACTTCCCGGTTGTCGGTCCGGAAGAGTACTCTTACATGGACGTAGCGCCGAACCAGATTGTATCGGTAGCCGCTTCGCTCATTCCATTCCTGGAGCACGATGACGCTAACCGTGCGCTCATGGGCTCAAACATGCAACGCCAGGCAGTGCCGCTGCTCCGCCCGCAGGCTCCGATTGTGGGCACGGGTCTGGAAGGCCGCACGGCGATTGACTCGCGTGCGCTCATCATCGCCGAAGGCGAAGGCTACGTGGACTCGGTTGATGCTAACCGCATCATCATCAAGTACGACTTGTCGGAAGACGACCTGTCGGTAAGCTTTGATGCGGAGCGTAAGACATACAGCCTCATCAAGTTCCGTCGTACCAACCAGGATACCTGCCTCAACCTCACGCCGCTGGTGAAAAACGGTGAGCGCGTGACCAAAGGCCAGGTGCTTTGCGAAGGCTACGGCACCAACCGCGGTGAGTTAGCCCTCGGTCGTAACATGCAGGTGGCCTTCATGCCCTGGCAGGGTTACAACTTCGAGGATGCTATCGTTATCTCGGAGCGCGTGGTGCGCGACGACATCTTTACCTCGATTCACATTGAGGAGTTTGAGCTGGAAGTGCGTGAGACGAAGCGTGGCGAAGAAGAGCTGACCTCGGAAATTCCGAACGTGAGCGAAGAAGCCGTGCGTAACCTCGACGATAACGGCATCATCCGGCTAGGGGCGGAGGTTCGCGAAGGCGACATCCTCATCGGTAAGATTACGCCCAAGGGCGAAACCGACCCGACTCCGGAGGAGAAGTTGCTCCGCGCCATCTTTGGCGATAAAGCCGGCGATGTGAAAGATGCCTCGCTTAAGGCGCCGCCCTCACTCAACGGGGTAGTTATTGGCACTAAGCTGTTCTCGCGCCCAAAGAAGGATAAGAACCTGCGCGCCAAGTCGAAGAAGGAAGTTGAGGACCTGAAGGAAGGCTACGCTCGCGAACTCCGGGGCGTAAAGGCTATCATGATTGATAAGCTGGTAGCCCTACTGGAAGGCAAGACTTCACAAGGCATCAAGCACCGCTTTGGTGATGAGGTGCTAGCGAAAGGCGTAAAATTCAACCGGAAGAACATCAGCGAAGCGCTATTTCCCGATAAGAATGCCTACCGTGACGAGAGCAACTACGCTGTGCCGGAAGAGGTAAACCTCTTCAAGGACCTGCAGCTCGACCACTGGACGGCCGACAACCGCGTAAACGAGATGTTGCAACAGCTCATCAAGAACTACGCGAAGCGTCGCAACACCATCACCGCCCGCTTCAAGCGCGACCGCTTTACGCTGGAAGTTGGTGATGAATTGCCCGCCGGCATTGTGCAGCTAGCTAAGGTGTACATCGCCAAGAAGCGTAAGCTGAAGGTGGGTGATAAAATGGCCGGTCGCCACGGTAACAAAGGGGTAGTAGCCCGCATCGTGCGCGATGAGGACATGCCCTTCTTGCCCGATGGCACGCCGATGGACATCGTGCTTAACCCGCTCGGTGTACCTAGCCGCATGAACATCGGCCAGATTTACGAGACTGTACTTGGCTGGGCTGGTCTGAAAATGGGTCGCACCTATGCTACCCCCATTTTCGACGGTGCTACTGAGGATGAAGTAGCTCGTGAGCTAACCGAGGCTGGCCTGCCCGACTGGGGCCGTGCTTATCTGCACGACGGCCTAACTGGCGACCGCTTCGACCAGCCGGTGACCGTGGGCGTGATTTACATGCTCAAACTTGGTCACTTGGTTGACGACAAGATGCACGCTCGCTCTATCGGGCCATACTCGCTCATTACGCAACAGCCGCTGGGTGGTAAGGCGCAGTTTGGTGGCCAGCGCTTCGGCGAGATGGAAGTGTGGGCGCTGGAGGCCTTTGGTGCTTCCAACGTGCTGCAGGAAATCCTGACCGTGAAGTCGGACGACGTGGTAGGCCGTGCCAAAGCGTACGAAGCCATTGTAAAAGGCGATGTATTGCCCAAGCCGAATATTCCCGAGTCGTTCAACGTGCTTATCCACGAACTGCGTGGCTTGGCGCTGGAGATTTCGCTCGATTAA
- the rplJ gene encoding 50S ribosomal protein L10, whose protein sequence is MNREEKQALVDELSEKFQSHNAFYIADASGMSVAKINEFRRLCFNRGMEFKVYKNSFIRKALDTLGGDTAEMDAALKGQSGVLFSKESGNAPAKLLKDFYKSQAYGRGVEPKPALKGAFIDASIFIGANQLEGLTTIKGKQELLGELIGLLQSPAKNVISALSSGGSKLAGILKTLSEKEEAAG, encoded by the coding sequence ATGAATCGGGAAGAAAAACAAGCCCTCGTGGATGAGTTGAGCGAGAAGTTTCAGTCGCACAACGCATTCTATATTGCCGATGCCTCGGGCATGTCGGTAGCGAAAATCAACGAATTCCGTCGCCTCTGCTTTAACCGCGGCATGGAATTCAAGGTGTATAAAAACTCGTTCATCCGTAAAGCCCTCGACACCCTTGGTGGCGATACGGCTGAGATGGATGCGGCGCTAAAAGGCCAGTCGGGCGTACTGTTCTCGAAAGAGAGCGGCAACGCCCCGGCCAAACTGCTGAAGGATTTCTACAAGTCGCAGGCGTATGGCCGCGGCGTAGAGCCTAAACCTGCGCTGAAGGGTGCTTTCATCGATGCTAGCATCTTCATCGGTGCTAACCAGCTTGAAGGCCTCACCACCATCAAAGGCAAGCAGGAACTACTCGGTGAACTCATCGGCCTGCTGCAATCGCCCGCCAAAAACGTTATCTCTGCTCTATCGAGCGGCGGTAGCAAGCTGGCTGGCATCCTCAAAACGCTTTCCGAAAAAGAAGAAGCTGCTGGCTAA